A window of the Aquarana catesbeiana isolate 2022-GZ linkage group LG05, ASM4218655v1, whole genome shotgun sequence genome harbors these coding sequences:
- the LOC141145962 gene encoding E3 SUMO-protein ligase ZBED1-like yields MSEAEAAEAEQCASESDKNTNVFVPKRGAYSEVWAYFGFKPDDETQQTIYCKQCLAIVCAPKGNTTNLSNHLKRNHIQQYETLQKNKTAQSQSTCNQTKQTSIEVTLFNATLYPTTSLRHKEITEAITFHLAKDMAPVTTVEKEGFKKLIQTLDKRYQVPSRNYFSHVAIPALYVKCRETVETELRDVLNFAATSDLWSSRAMKPYMSLMIHFINDDFQMNSRCLQTVFFPEDHTGEALAQGLKDALINWKLEEKNLVCITTDNGSNIVKAISINHWTRLQCFGHRLHPAIENAMKDQRIERAMGLCKKLVGCFSYSWRRKRELSEAQKQLCLPDHKLKTECPTRWGSRQAMVRRILEQQAAITHVLSSDCKARHLFPTWQDREVLEAVDKTLTPLADFTDALSGEQYVSVSSVKPALHLFQSSVLAVKEEDSDLFCTIKSKIMGYLEEKYQDQKTQDLLDIATTLDPRFKMTYLNEDNKTVVQNRLKNEMSKLTTVKKSPPTITSSSSGPAKKTGKTLGSFFKAAQSEGAPDPASDSQQQQSESLSLELHSYLFLGNTDSEDDPLGWWKAHKEQYLRLSALAKKYLCIPATSSPSERVFSRGGNIVTCRRSALKPQNVDRLVFLAKNL; encoded by the coding sequence ATGAGTGAAGCAGAGGCCGCAGAGGCAGAGCAATGCGCAAGTGAGTCTGATAAAAACACAAATGTTTTTGTTCCAAAAAGAGGAGCTTATTCCGAAGTGTGGGCTTATTTCGGATTCAAACCAGATGATGAAACTCAGCAAACCATCTACTGCAAGCAATGTTTAGCCATTGTTTGTGCACCAAAGGGTAACACTACCAATCTGTCTAATCACCTGAAACGTAATCACATACAACAGTATGAGACGTTACAGAAAAACAAAACCGCTCAATCACAAAGTACCTGCAACCAGACAAAACAAACGTCAATTGAAGTAACATTatttaatgcaacactgtacccaacaaCCTCTCTCAGGCACAAAGAAATAACAGAAGCAATCACATTTCACCTGGCTAAAGACATGGCTCCGGTGACCACTGTTGAAAAAGAGGGCTTTAAAAAACTCATTCAAACCCTTGATAAGCGCTATCAAGTGCCCTCTCGTAATTATTTTTCACATGTTGCAATCCCTGCTCTGTACGTCAAATGTCGTGAAACAGTTGAAACAGAATTGCGAGATGTACTTAATTTTGCAGCAACTTCAGATTTATGGTCCAGCAGAGCAATGAAACCATACATGAGCTTAATGATCCATTTCATTAATGATGATTTTCAGATGAACAGTCGGTGCctacaaactgtttttttccctGAGGACCACACTGGCGAAGCTTTGGCACAGGGATTAAAGGATGCTCTCATAAACTGGAAATTGGAGGAGAAAAATCTTGTGTGCATCACTACAGACAACGGAAGCAACATTGTAAAGGCCATATCCATAAATCACTGGACACGACTGCAGTGTTTTGGCCATAGGCTTCATCCCGCAATAGAGAATGCAATGAAGGACCAACGAATTGAGCGTGCAATGGGTTTGTGCAAAAAGCTTGTCGGGTGTTTCAGCTACagttggaggaggaagagggagcttTCTGAGGCACAAAAACAACTCTGTTTACCAGACCACAAGCTCAAGACAGAGTGCCCAACAAGGTGGGGATCTAGGCAGGCTATGGTGAGGAGGATACTTGAGCAGCAAGCTGCCATTACCCATGTCCTCTCTTCTGACTGCAAGGCTAGGCATCTCTTCCCAACATGGCAAGACCGAGAGGTCTTGGAGGCTGTGGACAAGACTCTCACCCCACTGGCAGACTTCACAGATGCTCTTTCAGGAGAGCAGTATGTCAGTGTCTCTTCTGTGAAACCTGCTCTCCACCTATTTCAGTCTTCTGTTTTGGCTGTTAAGGAAGAGGACTCTGATCTTTTTTGCACAATAAAATCAAAGATCATGGGGTATCTGGAGGAAAAATATCAGGACCAAAAAACACAAGACCTTCTCGACATAGCCACAACCCTCGATCCCAGGTTTAAGATGACTTACCTCAATGAGGATAACAAAACTGTTGTCCAGAACAGACTAAAAAATGAGATGTCAAAGCtaacaacagttaagaaaagcccCCCTACAATTACTAGTAGTAGTAGTGGTCCTGCAAAGAAGACTGGAAAGACCTTAGGTAGCTTTTTCAAAGCAGCACAAAGTGAAGGGGCACCAGATCCAGCCTCAGACTCACAGCAACAACAATCCGAAAGCTTGTCCTTGGAGCTACACTCTTATCTGTTCTTAGGCAACACTGACAGTGAAGATGATCCATTAGGCTGGTGGAAGGCTCACAAGGAGCAGTATCTGAGATTGTCTGCACTGGCCAAAAAATACCTTTGCATTCCTGCAACCAGTTCCCCTTCTGAAAGGGTTTTTAGCAGAGGGGGCAACATTGTCACTTGTCGCCGTTCTGCACTGAAGCCACAAAATGTGGATAGGCTTGTGTTTCTAGCTAAGAATCTTTAA